In the genome of Dermacentor variabilis isolate Ectoservices chromosome 5, ASM5094787v1, whole genome shotgun sequence, one region contains:
- the LOC142583085 gene encoding uncharacterized protein LOC142583085: MATTTAAAGVTTSPCKGKLDFDRPCSAALPDKRCWLNSKLTQWNQVLQGLVYELVEAPRGSLRLSSLSNMTIVEDPDVVSRDAAFFVTRLLERHSCIEELSVCYAHDAYESGDQTTYAINLRPSSPAPEAAVRVMRSLSVHKISFDEARRKGKLHTIEGFDSLCSVQKLYVYGEGDEKFTAELGTMLQRNRNTIKDFSCVFRRYPLNFTKAVACLTSCDSLSLGTANDIEDSVTGAHFVRQILEVSAVLNGLTINIPEREISTLAEVVMRSKALTTLEVELDDSSPTPLFAALEKNTTLRELHVIFAKILPHCEQTLASALRKNVSLKQLELYDFQTDCGLTNFAKALSQNSSLERVELTSRSLRMREISVICDALVTNKTLKELSLSPDCALKAEERVALAEQLTRNGSYNRVQLPWVEADLPGLSTALLSLSTCPQELHLNETTQLSEATMSSLCDTIAQSYVRSLDLALGVRIDTNAASICEMLKSSRRLLYLRLHCPQPFAQYALHALAENRCLDGLSIEIYGKVTNNTAEAIAFFLTRNETVTRVDMTHTRCVTTHQMEEIYRGMSNNRRITYYDLPFRFRSDCSISFDVLEKLRRNRSTLYRAVEFAEHPVLDKQSAEAFELFFNNPGFRRELVEVTGRTEAEVMPLLKSAQNYLRDNYLVLTGVVRQDVLECHPRGVTQADALNKDCWRAIARYLRVSDVVTPRA, translated from the exons ATGGCAACAACGACGGCAGCAGCTGGCGTCACAACTAGCCCTTGCAAAGGCAAGCTAGACTTCGATCGGCCCTGTAGCGCGGCACTGCCGGACAAAAGGTGCTGGCTTAACAGTAAGTTGACGCAGTGGAACCAAGTTCTCCAAGGGCTCGTGTACGAGCTCGTCGAGGCACCGCGGGGCAGTCTGCGCCTCTCTTCGCTCTCCAACATGACCATCGTCGAAGATCCCGACGTCGTCTCTCGCGACGCGGCGTTCTTCGTCACGAGGCTCCTCGAACGCCACTCTTGCATCGAGGAATTGAGCGTCTGCTACGCCCACGACGCCTACGAGAGCGGCGACCAGACGACGTACGCTATCAATCTACGCCCTTCGTCACCGGCGCCAGAAGCAGCGGTTCGTGTCATGCGCTCCTTGTCCGTTCACAAGATCTCGTTCGACGAAGCGCGACGTAAAGGAAAACTACACACCATCGAAGGTTTTGACTCGCTGTGCTCGGTGCAGAAGTTGTACGTCTACGGCGAAGGGGACGAAAAGTTCACGGCCGAACTTGGCACGATGCTGCAACGGAACAGAAACACCATAAAAGACTTTTCCTGCGTGTTCCGTAGGTACCCGCTCAATTTTACGAAAGCTGTGGCGTGCCTTACGAGCTGCGATTCGCTGTCGCTCGGTACAGCGAACGATATAGAAGACTCTGTCACCGGTGCGCACTTCGTTAGGCAAATTTTGGAAGTGTCGGCGGTATTGAATGGACTGACAATAAATATCCCAGAACGGGAGATTTCAACACTTGCCGAAGTCGTGATGCGAAGCAAGGCATTGACTACTTTGGAGGTGGAATTGGACGACTCTTCTCCTACCCCCTTGTTTGCGGCGCTCGAGAAAAACACGACGCTTAGGGAACTACATGTAATATTCGCCAAAATACTTCCACACTGCGAACAAACATTGGCGTCCGCACTCCGGAAGAACGTCTCCCTCAAGCAGCTCGAGCTTTATGATTTTCAAACCGACTGCGGCTTAACGAACTTTGCGAAAGCACTTTCTCAGAACAGCTCTCTTGAACGTGTAGAGCTGACCAGTAGGTCACTGCGGATGAGAGAAATCTCAGTCATCTGTGACGCACTTGTGACGAACAAGACGCTGAAGGAGTTGAGCCTTAGTCCAGACTGTGCACTTAAGGCGGAGGAAAG AGTGGCCTTAGCCGAGCAGCTGACCAGGAACGGAAGCTACAACCGTGTCCAACTTCCTTGGGTGGAGGCTGACCTCCCAGGCTTGTCGACGGCCCTGCTTTCTCTTTCCACCTGTCCCCAAGAGCTACATCTAAACGAAACCACGCAATTGTCAGAAGCCACCATGAGTTCACTTTGCGATACCATTGCGCAGAGCTACGTGCGTTCTCTTGATCTTGCCCTCGGAGTGAGGATAGACACAAATGCCGCGTCAATCTGCGAAATGCTCAAGAGCAGTCGACGCCTTCTATACCTGCGGCTTCACTGTCCTCAGCCGTTTGCTCAATACGCCTTACATGCCCTCGCTGAAAACAGGTGCCTTGACGGTCTATCCATTGAAATCTACGGGAAAGTGACGAACAACACTGCGGAGGCTATCGCGTTCTTCCTGACTCGAAACGAGACAGTCACTCGTGTGGACATGACTCACACGCGGTGTGTTACCACACACCAGATGGAGGAGATTTATCGCGGCATGTCGAACAACAGGCGCATCACGTACTATGACTTGCCTTTCCGCTTCCGTTCAGACTGCTCCATAAGTTTCGATGTCCTCGAAAAGCTGCGAAGGAACCGCAGCACGTTATACCGAGCTGTAGAGTTTGCAGAGCACCCCGTACTGGACAAGCAGTCCGCCGAAGCTTTCGAGCTCTTCTTTAACAACCCAGGTTTCCGCCGCGAACTAGTCGAGGTCACCGGTAGGACGGAGGCTGAGGTGATGCCACTGTTGAAGTCTGCTCAAAATTACTTGCGCGACAACTACCTTGTACTCACTGGCGTTGTTCGGCAGGACGTTCTCGAGTGTCACCCTAGAGGAGTCACCCAGGCGGACGCTCTAAACAAGGACTGTTGGCGAGCGATTGCGCGTTACCTACGTGTGAGTGACGTCGTCACGCCGCGTGCCTGA